One region of Mangifera indica cultivar Alphonso chromosome 3, CATAS_Mindica_2.1, whole genome shotgun sequence genomic DNA includes:
- the LOC123210661 gene encoding GDSL esterase/lipase 1-like yields MASLSFLFCGILLVVNVFLNPVGCHAQSEHGDATHKALFVFGDSLFDPGNNQYLKDTTEAVATTWPYGETYFKRPTGRLSDGRIVPDLIAQFANLPIIPPYLQPGSHQFTDGANFASAGAGVLDATHPGTINLELQLSYFKDVQKSLQKKLGDEEAKKVLMNAVYLFSIGGNDYFSFSSMNPKASQSSKGQCVKSVIGNLTSVLTEVYHMGGRKIAFQNAGKLGCLPMMKALDPTLGSSCSDSPSSQARLHNRYLAVVLKKMSTQLPGFKYAIFDYYNAIGDRVAYPSKYGFKEGKAACCGSGNYRGMNCGKTINGTQSFEVCSDPKEYVWFDGGHTTESANTQLAQLLWNGAPPVTGPYNMKQLFSL; encoded by the exons TTCCTGTTTTGCGGAATACTCTTGGTTGTAAATGTTTTTCTTAATCCAGTTGGTTGCCATGCTCAGTCCGAGCATGGAGATGCAACACATAAGGCCTTGTTTGTGTTTGGAGACTCATTGTTTGATCCCGGGAACAATCAATATCTTAAAGACACCACAGAGGCTGTTGCAACTACCTGGCCTTACGGAGAAACTTACTTCAAACGCCCCACAGGAAGACTTTCTGATGGCCGCATAGTTCCTGATTTGATTG CCCAGTTTGCCAATTTGCCCATAATCCCACCATACCTGCAACCGGGAAGTCATCAATTCACTGATGGGGCTAACTTTGCTTCTGCTGGAGCTGGTGTTCTCGATGCAACTCATCCTGGAACG ATAAATCTGGAGTTGCAGCTTAGCTACTTTAAGGATGTGCAGAAGTCACTGCAGAAGAAACTTGGTGATGAAGAAGCCAAGAAGGTGTTGATGAATGCTGTTTACTTATTTAGCATTGGAGGCAATGACTACTTCAGCTTTTCCTCTATGAACCCCAAGGCTTCTCAGTCCTCCAAGGGTCAATGTGTTAAATCAGTCATTGGCAACTTAACATCTGTTCTCACA GAGGTGTATCATATGGGGGGAAGGAAAATTGCATTCCAAAATGCAGGGAAATTGGGTTGCCTACCGATGATGAAAGCACTTGATCCTACCCTTGGAAGTTCTTGTTCAGATTCACCCTCATCACAAGCAAGACTACACAACAGATATCTCGCAGTTGTTCTTAAGAAGATGTCAACCCAATTGCCAGGATTCAAATATGCAATATTTGATTACTACAATGCAATTGGTGACAGAGTTGCTTACCCTTCAAAATATG GATTCAAAGAGGGGAAGGCTGCATGCTGTGGCAGTGGAAATTACAGAGGAATGAATTGCGGGAAAACAATAAATGGGACACAATCTTTTGAGGTGTGCAGTGATCCTAAAGAATATGTGTGGTTTGATGGTGGACATACTACAGAAAGTGCTAATACCCAGCTAGCTCAGCTGCTCTGGAATGGAGCGCCACCAGTCACAGGACCTTACAATATGAAACAGCTATTTAGTCTATGA